The following proteins are co-located in the Solanum pennellii chromosome 1, SPENNV200 genome:
- the LOC107002340 gene encoding copper-transporting ATPase PAA1, chloroplastic isoform X2 — protein MESSLLTSPAAISRLVASRTVNCNCSPLISQFHRHFSTRSTQFVLMSQLARFHLRAVCNGEVRGLNRFGSVSLSGSLAAANLRPVRKDLRSVSGSAASFAASGGGNDNPRGNGGGGGGNGDGATDGGKENPSVVAETGEDISALSSDVIILDVTGMTCGGCASSVKRILESQPQVSSATVNLTTETAIVWPVSDAKVVPNWQKQLGEALAKHLSTCGFKSNVRDSRRENYFEIFEKKMNAKRIQLKESGRALAVSWALCGVCLVGHLSHFLGTNASWIHAIHSTGFHMTLSLFTLLVPGRQLIIDGLKSLIKGSPNMNTLVGLGALSSFAVSSMAALIPKLGWKTFFEEPVMLIAFVLLGRNLEQRAKIKATSDMTGLLNVLPSKARLVVSGDLGESSSTVEVPSSSLSVGDQIIVLPGAEVAAGSINLNGTLTVEVRRPGGETAIGDIVRLVEEAQSREAPVQRLADKVAGHFTYGVMTLSAATFMFWNLFGARILPPSLYHGSVVSLALQLSCTVLVIACPCALGLATPTAVMVGTSLGATKGLLLRGGSVLERFSTVNTIVFDKTGTLTIGRPVVTKVVSQGQGHQEDADARQDSTSPCQWSEVDILKFAAGVESNTNHPIGKAIIEAAQTAKSPKLKVLDGTFMEEPGSGAVGYIDNKRISVGTLEWVKRHGVLENPFQESDDFKNQSVVYVGVDGVLAGLIYVEDQIREDARHVVESLTKQGISTYLLSGDKKNAAEYVASVVGIPKENVYYGVKPDEKNKFVSRLQKDQKVVAMVGDGINDAAALASAHVGIAIGGGVGAASDVSSIVLMHDRLSQLLDALELSRLTMKTVKQNLWWAFGYNIVGIPVAAGVLLPSTGTMLTPSIAGALMGLSSIGVMTNSLLLRLKFKSRQKEIHGQSVIVDIPFDSESLNQEKLKHPYPTSR, from the exons ATGGAGTCTTCACTACTGACATCACCGGCGGCAATTTCTCGTTTGGTAGCATCGAGAACTGTCAATTGCAATTGCAGTCCTCTAATTTCTCAGTTCCACCGCCATTTTTCTACTAGGTCAACTCAGTTTGTACTGATGAGTCAACTCGCTCGATTCCATCTTCGAGCTGTATGTAACGGTGAGGTTCGAGGTCTGAACCGGTTCGGGTCGGTTTCTCTGTCGGGAAGTTTGGCAGCGGCGAATTTGCGCCCGGTTCGGAAGGACTTGCGGAGTGTTTCTGGTTCCGCAGCTTCTTTTGCAGCTAGTGGTGGAGGAAATGATAACCCCAGAGGTAATGGCGGTGGCGGCGGTGGCAATGGAGATGGTGCGACGGACGGTGGTAAGGAAAATCCTAGTGTTGTTGCTGAAACGGGTGAAGATATATCTGCTTTGTCCTCTGATGTCATTATCCTAGATGTTACT GGAATGACATGCGGTGGCTGTGCATCGAGCGTGAAGAGAATTTTAGAAAGTCAA CCAcaagtttcttctgctactGTAAATCTTACGACGGAGACAGCAATAGTGTGGCCAGTATCAGACGCTAAGGTTGTACCAAATTGGCAAAAGCAGTTAGGGGAGGCTCTTGCAAAGCATTTGAGTACCTGTGGGTTCAAATCTAACGTTCGAG attcaagaagggaaaactACTTCGAAATATTTGAGAAGAAGATGAATGCAAAGCGTATTCAGTTGAAAGAAAGTG GTCGTGCGCTTGCCGTCTCGTGGGCTTTATGTGGAGTGTGCCTTGTCGGGCATCTCTCTCATTTCCTTGGAACCAATGCTTCATGGATCCATGCAATTCATTCCACGGGTTTCCATATGACTCTATCTCTGTTTACTTTGCTTGTACCTGGTCGACAACTTATTATTGATGGTCTGAAAAGCCTAATTAAAGGATCACCAAACATGAATACATTAGTTGGTCTTGGGGCCTTGTCATCATTTGCTGTGAGCTCAATGGCAGCCTTAATACCAAAGCTG GGTTGGAAAACATTCTTCGAGGAACCTGTTATGTTGATTGCTTTTGTCTTGCTGGGAAGAAACCTTGAGCAGAGAGCTAAAATTAAAGCCACAAGTGACATGACAGGCCTTCTCAATGTCTTGCCATCTAAAGCAAGACTTGTAGTCAGTGGAGATTTAGGGGAATCGAGCTCCACTGTTGAAGTTCCTTCTAGCAGTCTGTCAGTCGGAGATCAGATCATTGTTTTACCTGGG gCCGAAGTTGCCGCAGGAAGTATAAACCTTAATGGAACACTTACTGTTGAAGTGCGACGACCAGGTGGTGAAACTGCAATTGGGGACATTGTTAGATTAGTAGAGGAAGCACAGAGTAGAGAAGCTCCCGTGCAGCGGTTGGCTGACAAG GTTGCTGGGCATTTTACCTATGGGGTAATGACACTTTCCGCTGCCACATTTATGTTCTGGAACCTTTTTGGTGCTCGCATTCTGCCTCCTTCCCTATATCATGGAAGTGTTGTTTCGCTAGCATTGCAGCTCTCATGTACTGTGCTG GTTATTGCCTGTCCATGTGCACTTGGTCTTGCCACTCCTACTGCAGTGATG GTTGGAACCTCACTTGGTGCCACTAAAGGCTTGCTTTTGCGTGGTGGAAGTGTCCTAGAAAGATTCTCAACAGTGAATACAATTGTGTTTGATAAGACTGGGACACTGACTATCGGTAGACCAGTTGTGACCAAAGTTGTGTCTCAAGGTCAAGGCCATCAAGAAGATGCAGATGCAAG ACAAGATTCGACTTCACCTTGTCAGTGGTCAGAAGTTGATATTCTGAAGTTTGCTGCTGGAGTTGAATCAAATACCAATCATCCAATTGGAAAAGCAATTATAGAGGCTGCTCAGACGGCAAAATCTCCAAAATTGAAG GTTTTGGATGGAACGTTCATGGAGGAGCCTGGATCTGGTGCTGTAGGGTATATTGATAATAAAAGGATTTCTGTTGGCACACTAGAGTGGGTCAAAAG ACATGGAGTTCTTGAGAATCCGTTCCAAGAATCTGATGACTTTAAGAACCAATCAGTAGTATATGTGGGAGTCGATGGCGTCCTTGCTGGTCTAATTTATGTTGAGGACCAAATCAGAGAAGACGCAAGGCATGTTGTCGAATCTTTGACAAAACAAGGGATTAGCACTTATTTACTGTCTGGTGACAAAAAGAATGCTGCTGAATACGTTGCATCTGTTGTTGGCATCCCTAAGGAAAAT GTATATTATGGAGTCAAACCAGATGAAAAGAATAAATTTGTAAGCAGACTACAAAAGGATCAGAAAGTTGTAGCTATGGTGGGTGATGGAATAAATGACGCTGCAGCCTTGGCGTCAGCACATGTGGGAATAGCAATTGGTGGTGGAGTTGGAGCTGCAAGTGATGTGTCTTCTATTGTACTGATGCACGATCGGTTATCTCAG TTGCTCGATGCTCTGGAGCTAAGCAGGCTAACAATGAAGACTGTAAAACAAAACCTCTGGTGGGCCTTCGGATACAACATT GTTGGAATTCCGGTAGCTGCTGGAGTCTTGCTGCCATCTACTGGAACCATGCTCACTCCGTCAATAGCAGGAGCTCTCATGGGCTTAAGCTCAATTGGCGTGATGACAAATTCATTGTTACTGAGACTCAAGTTTAAATCAAGGCAGAAGGAAATACATGGACAATCAGTAATAGTTGATATCCCTTTTGATTCTGAAAGCTTGaatcaagaaaaattgaaacatCCATATCCAACATCCAGATAG
- the LOC107002351 gene encoding potassium transporter 7-like: protein MTDEGLERENGGLTSMESIESRWVFQDEDDLDIDSGDRDTVDGDDDSTTCNGMELESDDEDNVEQKLIRTGPRIDSFDVEALEVPGVQKNDFEDVSVGRAILLAFQTLGVVFGDVGTSPLYTFSVMFSKAPVNCNEDVLGALSLVLYTLILIPLVKYVLIVVWANDDGEGGTFALYSLLCRHAKVNLLPNQLRSDARISSFRLKVPSPELERSLKIKERLEASLTLKKLLLMLVLVGTSMVIADGVVTPAMSVMSAVGGLKVGLSGVTQDQVVMISVACLVILFSVQKYGTSKVGLVVGPALFIWFCSLGGIGVYNLIKYDSHVWRAFNPVHMYYYFKRNSAKAWYSLGGCLLCATGSEAMFADLCYFSVRSVQLTFMFLVLPCLLLGYLGQAAYLMENHADTTQAFFSSVPSGAFWPVFLIANIAALIASRAMTTATFSCIKQSTALGCFPRLKIVHTSRKFMGQIYIPVMNWFLLALSLVLVCSISSIYEIGNAYAIAELGVMMITTILVTIVMLLIWQINILVVLSFIIILLGLELTFFSSVLWSVGDGSWIILVFAVVLFLIMYIWNYGSKLKYETEVKQKMSMDLLRELGPNLGTIRAPGIGLLYNELAKGIPAIFGHFLTTLPAVHSMIIFVCIKYVPVPVVPQNERFLFRRVCPRSYHIFRCIARYGYKDARKENHHTFEQLLIESLEKFIRREAQERSIESDGECSDSEEEYSYSRVLIAPNGSVYSLGIPLLADFRDTGKAVMEESTSEELKPGTSSESLVSEAEQSLEKELSFIRKAKESGVVYLLGHGDIRARKNSWFIKKLVINYFYAFLRKNSRRGTANLSVPHSHLVQVGMQYMV, encoded by the exons ATGACGGACGAGGGTTTAGAGAGGGAAAATGGCGGATTAACGTCTATGGAATCGATTGAGTCACGGTGGGTATTTCAGGACGAGGATGATTTGGATATCGATAGTGGTGATCGAGATACTGTGGATGGAGATGATGATTCGACAACATGCAATGGCATGGAATTGGAGTCTGATGATGAGGATAATGTGGAGCAGAAACTGATCCGTACTGGTCCTCGTATTGATTCGTTTGATGTCGAAGCTCTTGAAGTTCCCGGTGTTCAAAAGAACGACTTTGAG GATGTCTCAGTGGGTAGAGCAATCCTATTGGCCTTTCAGACACTTGGAGTTGTTTTTGGCGATGTGGGAACGAGTCCCTTGTATACATTTAGTGTGATGTTTAGTAAGGCCCCAGTCAATTGCAATGAAGATGTTCTTGGTGCATTATCTCTGGTTTTATATACTTTGATCCTCATTCCCTTGGTTAAATATGTCCTAATTGTTGTTTGGGCCAATGATGACGGTGAAG GTGGTACCTTTGCTTTGTACTCATTGCTTTGTAGGCATGCAAAGGTTAATCTTCTCCCCAATCAACTACGGTCAGATGCTCGCATATCAAGCTTTAGACTGAAGGTTCCATCTCCAGAACTTGAGAGGtccttaaaaataaaagaaagactaGAAGCTTCATTGACATTGAAAAAGCTTCTTCTGATGTTAGTTCTTGTTGGCACTTCAATGGTGATTGCTGATGGTGTTGTTACACCTGCTATGTCAG TAATGTCTGCTGTTGGTGGCTTAAAAGTTGGACTTTCTGGGGTTACGCAAG ATCAAGTAGTGATGATCTCGGTGGCATGTCTTGTAATTCTCTTCAGCGTACAGAAGTATGGGACAAGTAAAGTGGGTCTTGTAGTTGGCCCAGCTTTGTTTATATGGTTTTGTTCCCTGGGTGGTATTGGTGTCTACAACCTCATTAAGTATGATTCTCATGTTTGGAGGGCATTTAATCCTGTTCACATGTACTATTATTTCAAGCGCAACTCAGCAAAGGCCTGGTACTCTCTTGGTGGCTGTCTTTTGTGTGCAACAG GTTCCGAGGCAATGTTTGCAGACCTTTGCTATTTTTCTGTAAGATCAGTTCAG CTTACATTTATGTTCCTTGTGCTTCCGTGCCTTCTATTGGGATACCTTGGTCAAGCTGCTTACCTGATGGAGAACCATGCCGACACAACACAAGCTTTCTTCTCTTCTGTGCCAA GTGGAGCTTTCTGGCCTGTCTTCTTGATTGCCAATATAGCTGCTTTAATTGCCAGTAGGGCAATGACCACAGCGACCTTTTCGTGCATTAAACAATCCACAGCTCTAGGCTGCTTCCCTCGCCTCAAGATTGTTCATACGTCCCGGAAGTTCATGGGTCAGATTTATATCCCAGTCATGAACTGGTTTCTTCTGGCGTTGTCTTTGGTGTTGGTCTGCTCTATCTCAAGTATATACGAGATCGGAAATGCTTATG CCATAGCAGAGCTTGGAGTGATGATGATAACAACAATATTGGTTACAATTGTTATGCTTCTGATATGGCAGATCAACATCTTAGTTGTGCTAAGTTTTATCATTATCCTCTTGGGATTGGAGTTAACATTCTTCTCATCTGTTTTATGGAGTGTGGGAGATGGAAGTTggattatacttgtttttgctGTTGTCTTGTTCCTGATTATGTACATCTGGAATTATGGAAGCAAGCTGAAGTATGAAACTGAAGTCAAGCAAAAGATGTCTATGGATTTGTTGCGCGAATTGGGCCCCAACCTTGGAACTATAAGAGCTCCTGGAATTGGCTTGCTTTACAATGAACTAGCAAAGGGAATACCGGCCATATTTGGACATTTTCTCACCACTCTACCTGCTGTGCATTCGatgattatttttgtttgtataaagtatGTTCCTGTTCCAGTTGTACCACAAAATGAAAGGTTCCTGTTCCGGCGAGTCTGTCCCAGGAGCTACCACATATTCCGTTGTATTGCCAG ATATGGGTACAAGGATGCTCGTAAAGAAAATCACCACACTTTCGAGCAACTGCTCATTGAAAGTCTTGAGAAGTTCATACGCAGAGAAGCTCAGGAGCGGTCAATTGAGAGTGATGGTGAATGTTCAGACTCTGAAGAAGAGTACTCCTACTCAAGGGTCCTTATAGCTCCGAATGGAAGTGTTTATTCGCTAGGCATTCCTCTCTTAGCTGATTTTAGGGACACAGGAAAGGCAGTTATGGAAGAAAGCACTTCAGAAGAGTTGAAACCTGGAACGTCTTCTGAGTCTTTAGTGTCTGAGGCAGAGCAATCCCTTGAAAAGGAGCTCTCATTTATACGCAAGGCCAAAGAATCTGGCGTGGTCTATCTTCTTGGTCACGGAGATATTAGGGCAAGGAAGAATTCATGGTTCATTAAGAAGcttgtcataaattatttttatgctttCTTGAGAAAGAATAGCAGAAGGGGAACTGCCAATTTGAGTGTACCGCATTCGCATCTAGTGCAGGTCGGCATGCAATATATGGTGTGA
- the LOC107002340 gene encoding copper-transporting ATPase PAA1, chloroplastic isoform X1, with protein MESSLLTSPAAISRLVASRTVNCNCSPLISQFHRHFSTRSTQFVLMSQLARFHLRAVCNGEVRGLNRFGSVSLSGSLAAANLRPVRKDLRSVSGSAASFAASGGGNDNPRGNGGGGGGNGDGATDGGKENPSVVAETGEDISALSSDVIILDVTGMTCGGCASSVKRILESQPQVSSATVNLTTETAIVWPVSDAKVVPNWQKQLGEALAKHLSTCGFKSNVRDSRRENYFEIFEKKMNAKRIQLKESGRALAVSWALCGVCLVGHLSHFLGTNASWIHAIHSTGFHMTLSLFTLLVPGRQLIIDGLKSLIKGSPNMNTLVGLGALSSFAVSSMAALIPKLGWKTFFEEPVMLIAFVLLGRNLEQRAKIKATSDMTGLLNVLPSKARLVVSGDLGESSSTVEVPSSSLSVGDQIIVLPGDRVPADGIVRSGRSTVDESSFTGEPLPVTKLPGAEVAAGSINLNGTLTVEVRRPGGETAIGDIVRLVEEAQSREAPVQRLADKVAGHFTYGVMTLSAATFMFWNLFGARILPPSLYHGSVVSLALQLSCTVLVIACPCALGLATPTAVMVGTSLGATKGLLLRGGSVLERFSTVNTIVFDKTGTLTIGRPVVTKVVSQGQGHQEDADARQDSTSPCQWSEVDILKFAAGVESNTNHPIGKAIIEAAQTAKSPKLKVLDGTFMEEPGSGAVGYIDNKRISVGTLEWVKRHGVLENPFQESDDFKNQSVVYVGVDGVLAGLIYVEDQIREDARHVVESLTKQGISTYLLSGDKKNAAEYVASVVGIPKENVYYGVKPDEKNKFVSRLQKDQKVVAMVGDGINDAAALASAHVGIAIGGGVGAASDVSSIVLMHDRLSQLLDALELSRLTMKTVKQNLWWAFGYNIVGIPVAAGVLLPSTGTMLTPSIAGALMGLSSIGVMTNSLLLRLKFKSRQKEIHGQSVIVDIPFDSESLNQEKLKHPYPTSR; from the exons ATGGAGTCTTCACTACTGACATCACCGGCGGCAATTTCTCGTTTGGTAGCATCGAGAACTGTCAATTGCAATTGCAGTCCTCTAATTTCTCAGTTCCACCGCCATTTTTCTACTAGGTCAACTCAGTTTGTACTGATGAGTCAACTCGCTCGATTCCATCTTCGAGCTGTATGTAACGGTGAGGTTCGAGGTCTGAACCGGTTCGGGTCGGTTTCTCTGTCGGGAAGTTTGGCAGCGGCGAATTTGCGCCCGGTTCGGAAGGACTTGCGGAGTGTTTCTGGTTCCGCAGCTTCTTTTGCAGCTAGTGGTGGAGGAAATGATAACCCCAGAGGTAATGGCGGTGGCGGCGGTGGCAATGGAGATGGTGCGACGGACGGTGGTAAGGAAAATCCTAGTGTTGTTGCTGAAACGGGTGAAGATATATCTGCTTTGTCCTCTGATGTCATTATCCTAGATGTTACT GGAATGACATGCGGTGGCTGTGCATCGAGCGTGAAGAGAATTTTAGAAAGTCAA CCAcaagtttcttctgctactGTAAATCTTACGACGGAGACAGCAATAGTGTGGCCAGTATCAGACGCTAAGGTTGTACCAAATTGGCAAAAGCAGTTAGGGGAGGCTCTTGCAAAGCATTTGAGTACCTGTGGGTTCAAATCTAACGTTCGAG attcaagaagggaaaactACTTCGAAATATTTGAGAAGAAGATGAATGCAAAGCGTATTCAGTTGAAAGAAAGTG GTCGTGCGCTTGCCGTCTCGTGGGCTTTATGTGGAGTGTGCCTTGTCGGGCATCTCTCTCATTTCCTTGGAACCAATGCTTCATGGATCCATGCAATTCATTCCACGGGTTTCCATATGACTCTATCTCTGTTTACTTTGCTTGTACCTGGTCGACAACTTATTATTGATGGTCTGAAAAGCCTAATTAAAGGATCACCAAACATGAATACATTAGTTGGTCTTGGGGCCTTGTCATCATTTGCTGTGAGCTCAATGGCAGCCTTAATACCAAAGCTG GGTTGGAAAACATTCTTCGAGGAACCTGTTATGTTGATTGCTTTTGTCTTGCTGGGAAGAAACCTTGAGCAGAGAGCTAAAATTAAAGCCACAAGTGACATGACAGGCCTTCTCAATGTCTTGCCATCTAAAGCAAGACTTGTAGTCAGTGGAGATTTAGGGGAATCGAGCTCCACTGTTGAAGTTCCTTCTAGCAGTCTGTCAGTCGGAGATCAGATCATTGTTTTACCTGGG GACCGTGTTCCAGCTGATGGAATTGTCAGATCCGGTAGAAGCACAGTTGATGAATCAAGTTTTACTGGGGAGCCATTACCTGTCACTAAATTACCTGGG gCCGAAGTTGCCGCAGGAAGTATAAACCTTAATGGAACACTTACTGTTGAAGTGCGACGACCAGGTGGTGAAACTGCAATTGGGGACATTGTTAGATTAGTAGAGGAAGCACAGAGTAGAGAAGCTCCCGTGCAGCGGTTGGCTGACAAG GTTGCTGGGCATTTTACCTATGGGGTAATGACACTTTCCGCTGCCACATTTATGTTCTGGAACCTTTTTGGTGCTCGCATTCTGCCTCCTTCCCTATATCATGGAAGTGTTGTTTCGCTAGCATTGCAGCTCTCATGTACTGTGCTG GTTATTGCCTGTCCATGTGCACTTGGTCTTGCCACTCCTACTGCAGTGATG GTTGGAACCTCACTTGGTGCCACTAAAGGCTTGCTTTTGCGTGGTGGAAGTGTCCTAGAAAGATTCTCAACAGTGAATACAATTGTGTTTGATAAGACTGGGACACTGACTATCGGTAGACCAGTTGTGACCAAAGTTGTGTCTCAAGGTCAAGGCCATCAAGAAGATGCAGATGCAAG ACAAGATTCGACTTCACCTTGTCAGTGGTCAGAAGTTGATATTCTGAAGTTTGCTGCTGGAGTTGAATCAAATACCAATCATCCAATTGGAAAAGCAATTATAGAGGCTGCTCAGACGGCAAAATCTCCAAAATTGAAG GTTTTGGATGGAACGTTCATGGAGGAGCCTGGATCTGGTGCTGTAGGGTATATTGATAATAAAAGGATTTCTGTTGGCACACTAGAGTGGGTCAAAAG ACATGGAGTTCTTGAGAATCCGTTCCAAGAATCTGATGACTTTAAGAACCAATCAGTAGTATATGTGGGAGTCGATGGCGTCCTTGCTGGTCTAATTTATGTTGAGGACCAAATCAGAGAAGACGCAAGGCATGTTGTCGAATCTTTGACAAAACAAGGGATTAGCACTTATTTACTGTCTGGTGACAAAAAGAATGCTGCTGAATACGTTGCATCTGTTGTTGGCATCCCTAAGGAAAAT GTATATTATGGAGTCAAACCAGATGAAAAGAATAAATTTGTAAGCAGACTACAAAAGGATCAGAAAGTTGTAGCTATGGTGGGTGATGGAATAAATGACGCTGCAGCCTTGGCGTCAGCACATGTGGGAATAGCAATTGGTGGTGGAGTTGGAGCTGCAAGTGATGTGTCTTCTATTGTACTGATGCACGATCGGTTATCTCAG TTGCTCGATGCTCTGGAGCTAAGCAGGCTAACAATGAAGACTGTAAAACAAAACCTCTGGTGGGCCTTCGGATACAACATT GTTGGAATTCCGGTAGCTGCTGGAGTCTTGCTGCCATCTACTGGAACCATGCTCACTCCGTCAATAGCAGGAGCTCTCATGGGCTTAAGCTCAATTGGCGTGATGACAAATTCATTGTTACTGAGACTCAAGTTTAAATCAAGGCAGAAGGAAATACATGGACAATCAGTAATAGTTGATATCCCTTTTGATTCTGAAAGCTTGaatcaagaaaaattgaaacatCCATATCCAACATCCAGATAG